Proteins from a single region of Campylobacter sp. RM16704:
- a CDS encoding ferric reductase, translating into MSKKFCNISSFLLFILSIFYSFYQIMHEFDIVKSVYFYSGIFGLIFFGLSLFFSLLKYKHTKDYPKFLGFYAFFWALIHFLNYFAFGKNLDLMLFFKDTFSKNLEFSGFISFFILTLMFISSFKFFTKLSKIRKLGYICFLIASWHYFLSAKVPQIPHIFVLSIAIIFLSLKLWKNYKKRKKVTYY; encoded by the coding sequence ATGAGTAAAAAATTTTGCAATATTAGTAGTTTTTTGCTTTTTATTTTAAGTATATTTTATAGTTTTTATCAAATTATGCATGAATTTGATATTGTAAAATCTGTGTATTTTTATAGTGGTATATTTGGCTTAATCTTTTTTGGATTAAGCCTATTTTTTTCACTTTTAAAATATAAACACACAAAAGATTATCCTAAATTTTTAGGTTTTTATGCATTTTTTTGGGCCTTGATTCACTTTTTAAATTATTTTGCTTTTGGAAAAAATTTAGACCTAATGCTTTTTTTCAAAGATACTTTTAGTAAAAATTTAGAATTTAGTGGTTTTATAAGCTTTTTTATACTCACACTAATGTTTATAAGCTCTTTTAAATTTTTTACAAAACTCAGTAAAATTAGAAAACTGGGTTATATCTGTTTTTTAATAGCCTCTTGGCATTATTTTTTATCTGCAAAAGTTCCGCAAATTCCACATATTTTTGTTTTAAGCATTGCTATAATTTTTTTATCTTTAAAACTATGGAAAAACTATAAAAAGAGAAAAAAGGTAACTTATTATTAA
- a CDS encoding NAD(P)/FAD-dependent oxidoreductase: MQRRDFLNGMALTILAGMTPLQVLYGKEAKIEDFTKEYYPPKWLGLRGSNNASYEFAHMLRDGEKFDFSAIKPKQEYDLVIVGAGISGLAAACFYQNKFGKDKKILILDNHDDFGGHARRNEIELEDGTILSYGGSETFQSPKALYSKEVVGLLSSLGIDIDELAKRFDINFYPDLKLSRGVYFSKAEFGVDKVVNGNPRKVICDDIPEEKNNGKSIEDFIKDFPLNEKDKKDLIALFKSKKDYLKGMNKKQRDEYIAKTSYKNFLEEKVKLSPQAIKFFEGMTDDFLALGIDAVSCEDARISFLPGFDKLGLDPIEGDALAEMEEPYIHHCADGNATVARLMVKRLIPEVSKKGKDMDDITLAHFDYSKLDLAKNKVRLRLNSTVINVENTNDGTLVTYINKGKNYRIKAKKVVMANYNSMIPYIIPSLPQEQKDALSKNVKTSLLHTKVIISNWEPFIKLGVHEIYSPKMPYARTKLDYPIDMGGYYHPRDPKKPICVHMVCSPLVFASIQGIDLEGMDARDRARIGRNLLFTMSFEEHEKIIRDQLQGMLGSAGFNHEKDIKAIVVNRWGHCYSYTENSLYDDNKETQKTIELARKPFGNIVIANSDSDWSAYMHSAIDQAYRAVNEL, encoded by the coding sequence ATGCAAAGAAGAGACTTTTTAAATGGAATGGCTTTAACTATACTTGCAGGAATGACTCCTTTGCAAGTTTTATATGGTAAAGAAGCTAAGATCGAAGACTTCACTAAAGAATACTACCCACCTAAATGGCTTGGACTAAGAGGAAGCAATAATGCAAGCTATGAATTTGCACATATGTTAAGAGATGGTGAAAAATTTGACTTTAGCGCTATTAAACCTAAACAAGAATATGACTTAGTTATAGTTGGAGCTGGTATTAGTGGATTAGCAGCTGCCTGTTTTTATCAAAATAAATTTGGAAAAGATAAAAAGATTTTAATTCTTGATAATCATGATGATTTTGGAGGACACGCTAGAAGAAATGAAATAGAACTAGAAGATGGAACTATTTTAAGCTATGGGGGTAGTGAAACTTTTCAATCTCCCAAAGCATTATATTCTAAAGAAGTAGTAGGATTGTTATCTTCTTTGGGTATAGATATTGATGAGTTAGCTAAACGCTTTGATATAAATTTTTACCCTGATTTAAAACTTAGTAGAGGTGTGTATTTTTCTAAAGCTGAATTTGGGGTAGATAAAGTTGTAAATGGAAATCCTAGAAAAGTAATTTGTGATGATATTCCAGAAGAAAAGAACAATGGCAAAAGTATAGAAGATTTTATAAAAGATTTTCCGCTAAATGAAAAAGACAAAAAAGATTTAATCGCTTTATTCAAAAGCAAAAAAGATTATCTAAAAGGTATGAATAAAAAACAAAGAGATGAGTATATAGCCAAGACAAGCTATAAAAATTTTTTAGAAGAAAAGGTTAAACTCTCACCTCAAGCTATAAAATTCTTTGAAGGTATGACAGATGACTTTTTAGCGTTGGGAATTGATGCTGTTTCTTGTGAAGATGCTAGAATTTCTTTTTTACCTGGATTTGATAAACTAGGTCTTGATCCTATTGAAGGTGACGCACTAGCTGAAATGGAAGAACCATATATCCACCACTGCGCTGATGGAAATGCAACTGTTGCTAGATTGATGGTTAAAAGATTGATTCCTGAAGTATCTAAAAAAGGTAAAGACATGGATGATATTACTTTAGCCCATTTTGATTATTCTAAACTCGATCTTGCTAAAAACAAAGTTCGCTTAAGATTAAATAGCACAGTAATAAATGTAGAAAATACAAACGATGGTACTTTAGTTACTTATATAAATAAAGGCAAAAATTATAGAATAAAAGCAAAAAAAGTAGTAATGGCAAATTATAATAGTATGATTCCATATATTATACCAAGCTTACCACAAGAACAAAAGGACGCTTTGAGTAAGAATGTAAAAACATCACTTTTACACACAAAAGTTATTATAAGCAATTGGGAACCATTTATAAAACTTGGAGTTCATGAAATTTACTCACCTAAAATGCCTTATGCTAGAACAAAACTTGATTATCCTATTGACATGGGAGGTTATTATCACCCAAGGGATCCTAAAAAACCTATTTGTGTTCATATGGTTTGTTCACCTTTGGTTTTTGCTTCTATACAAGGAATTGATCTTGAAGGAATGGATGCAAGAGATAGAGCTAGAATAGGTAGAAATTTATTATTTACTATGAGTTTTGAAGAGCATGAAAAAATCATTCGCGATCAGCTTCAAGGTATGTTAGGATCTGCTGGATTCAATCACGAAAAAGATATTAAAGCTATAGTTGTAAATCGCTGGGGACATTGTTATTCATATACTGAGAATAGTTTATACGATGATAATAAAGAGACACAGAAAACTATAGAACTTGCAAGAAAACCTTTTGGAAACATTGTGATAGCTAATTCAGATTCTGATTGGTCTGCTTATATGCATTCAGCAATTGACCAAGCATATCGTGCTGTTAATGAATTATAA
- a CDS encoding DUF2165 family protein: protein MQVDCNCFSMTNIVRFSKIIVLLTVASLAAIVVFGNVTDYNSNFQFVMHVMSMDTKPDYLGNAIVYRAITSPVIHHIAYIFIIMFETFIMLTAIKGALDMFKARNSDAKSFHEAKKFGIIALTCCCLLWFFGFQVVAAEWFGMWMSKTWNGLPDATRLVTYMLLALIYISIKNDD from the coding sequence ATGCAAGTTGATTGTAATTGTTTTTCTATGACTAATATAGTCAGATTTTCAAAAATCATAGTTTTATTAACTGTTGCCTCTTTGGCGGCTATTGTTGTTTTTGGAAACGTTACAGACTATAATTCAAATTTTCAGTTTGTGATGCATGTCATGAGCATGGATACCAAACCTGATTATTTAGGCAATGCTATTGTATATAGGGCTATTACTTCACCTGTTATACATCATATAGCTTATATTTTTATCATTATGTTTGAAACTTTCATAATGTTAACGGCTATAAAAGGTGCTTTGGATATGTTTAAAGCTAGAAATTCAGATGCAAAAAGTTTCCATGAAGCTAAAAAATTTGGAATTATTGCATTGACTTGTTGCTGCCTACTTTGGTTTTTTGGTTTTCAAGTTGTAGCTGCAGAATGGTTTGGTATGTGGATGAGTAAAACTTGGAATGGTTTGCCTGATGCTACTAGATTAGTAACTTATATGCTTTTGGCTTTAATTTATATAAGCATTAAAAATGATGATTGA
- a CDS encoding heavy metal translocating P-type ATPase, with the protein MKHELKLKIGNMTCVNCSNAIEKVCSRIDGVEDVSVSYVNSSGVFLLKDLSLKTKIKEKIQALGFEVLQDEQNLYEFKLQELKKMKIKLITSIVLSSIVMYFEMFIQGNNSALIQMFLSMIAIFYCGKDFFIHAFKGLKHKNLDMNTLISLGAFTSFMYSFLVYFEIFSKDEYLYFSGGAMIISFVLLGKYLEERAKFKSLEYQNKLKDIDIKKANILLDNGSIKSISSAFVKKDDVILVKEGESVVADGVIINGEAEVDVSFLTGEFLPLFKKQGDEILAGSVLINGNLKIKADKKAIESSLEQIKDMVFKAGNVKTPLASLANKISAYFVACVIVLSVFVFGFWYFKEGINSAFLHACATLLISCPCALGLATPIAIVSALANGARNFILVKNPAVLESLANIKLAIFDKTGTLSQDSLSIYKHNLSQEDFQKLAQIENLSSHPIAKAFVKELNTNINLKGKLSVLIGSGLVYKENEEVFLIGNEKLMLENNINIQKSKEFLQKFENQAPTLLYFAKNRICVGGVCLKNELKNEARSLIMNLKQKGIKSVILSGDNKQSITKIAKELDIDEYYFDLKPSQKLKFIEEKMKTEKVLFIGDGINDAPALNLANASISFSKASELAKKSGDLILIKDDLSLISYCFELSKKTKYIIKLNLFWAFIYNILCIPIAAGFISFISLSPHLAALIMCFSSIMVVLNSLRLLRFY; encoded by the coding sequence ATGAAGCATGAATTAAAATTAAAAATAGGCAATATGACTTGCGTTAATTGTTCCAATGCTATAGAAAAAGTTTGTTCTAGGATTGATGGAGTAGAAGATGTTAGTGTTTCTTATGTAAATTCTAGTGGAGTATTTTTACTTAAAGATCTATCTTTAAAAACAAAAATTAAAGAAAAAATCCAAGCTTTAGGTTTTGAAGTATTGCAAGATGAACAAAATTTATATGAGTTTAAACTTCAAGAACTTAAGAAAATGAAAATAAAACTTATAACGAGTATAGTTTTAAGTTCTATTGTGATGTATTTTGAAATGTTTATTCAAGGAAATAATTCTGCTTTGATTCAAATGTTTTTATCTATGATAGCAATTTTTTATTGTGGGAAAGATTTTTTTATCCATGCTTTTAAGGGTTTAAAACATAAAAATTTAGATATGAATACCTTGATATCTTTAGGCGCTTTTACTTCTTTTATGTATTCTTTTCTTGTGTATTTTGAAATATTTAGCAAAGATGAATATTTATATTTTAGCGGTGGGGCAATGATTATAAGTTTTGTTTTACTCGGTAAATATTTAGAGGAAAGGGCTAAATTTAAATCTTTAGAATATCAAAACAAATTAAAAGATATAGATATAAAAAAAGCTAATATACTTTTAGACAATGGTAGTATAAAAAGTATTTCTAGTGCTTTTGTAAAAAAAGATGATGTAATTTTGGTAAAAGAGGGTGAGAGTGTTGTTGCTGATGGAGTGATTATAAATGGTGAAGCTGAAGTAGATGTAAGTTTTTTAACAGGAGAATTTTTACCACTTTTTAAAAAACAAGGCGATGAAATTTTAGCAGGAAGTGTGCTTATTAACGGAAATTTAAAAATAAAAGCAGATAAAAAAGCTATTGAAAGTTCGTTAGAGCAAATCAAAGACATGGTTTTTAAAGCTGGGAATGTTAAAACCCCTTTGGCAAGTTTAGCTAATAAAATTTCAGCATATTTTGTAGCTTGTGTTATTGTTCTATCGGTTTTTGTATTTGGATTTTGGTATTTTAAAGAAGGAATAAATTCGGCGTTTTTGCATGCTTGCGCCACACTTTTGATTTCTTGTCCTTGTGCTTTAGGTTTGGCAACACCTATAGCTATAGTAAGTGCGTTAGCAAATGGTGCAAGAAATTTTATCTTGGTTAAAAATCCTGCAGTTTTAGAAAGCCTCGCAAATATAAAACTTGCTATTTTTGATAAAACAGGCACTTTGAGTCAAGATAGTTTAAGTATTTATAAGCATAATCTAAGTCAAGAAGACTTTCAAAAACTCGCACAAATTGAAAATTTAAGCTCACATCCTATTGCAAAAGCTTTTGTTAAAGAGTTAAATACAAATATAAATTTAAAAGGAAAATTAAGTGTTTTAATAGGTAGTGGTTTGGTATATAAAGAAAATGAAGAGGTGTTTTTAATAGGCAATGAAAAACTTATGCTTGAAAATAATATCAACATACAAAAAAGTAAAGAATTTTTGCAAAAATTTGAAAATCAGGCTCCAACTTTGTTGTATTTTGCAAAAAATAGAATTTGTGTCGGTGGTGTTTGCTTAAAGAACGAATTAAAAAATGAAGCTAGAAGTTTAATAATGAATTTAAAACAAAAAGGTATAAAAAGTGTTATTTTAAGTGGTGATAATAAACAAAGTATTACCAAAATAGCAAAAGAATTGGACATTGATGAATATTATTTTGATCTAAAACCTAGTCAAAAACTTAAATTTATAGAAGAAAAAATGAAAACTGAAAAAGTGCTTTTTATAGGAGATGGCATTAATGATGCGCCTGCTTTAAATTTAGCTAATGCAAGCATAAGCTTTTCTAAAGCAAGTGAACTTGCTAAAAAAAGTGGAGATTTGATTTTAATAAAAGATGATTTGTCTTTAATATCTTATTGTTTTGAACTTTCTAAAAAGACAAAATACATCATAAAGCTCAATCTTTTTTGGGCTTTCATTTATAATATATTGTGTATTCCTATAGCAGCAGGTTTTATATCTTTTATCTCTTTAAGTCCGCATTTAGCGGCTTTAATAATGTGTTTTAGCTCTATAATGGTTGTTTTGAATTCTTTAAGACTATTAAGGTTTTATTAA
- a CDS encoding heavy-metal-associated domain-containing protein, with product MKIKTKNINCQSCVNLIKASLEEEFGIMQIDVESKSIEIDLKAEQLDEFKKQLQDLGFELDEA from the coding sequence ATGAAAATAAAAACAAAAAATATTAATTGTCAAAGTTGTGTAAATTTAATCAAGGCTTCATTAGAAGAAGAATTTGGTATTATGCAAATTGACGTTGAAAGTAAAAGCATAGAAATTGATTTGAAAGCAGAGCAGCTTGATGAGTTTAAAAAACAACTACAAGATTTAGGCTTTGAATTAGATGAAGCATGA
- a CDS encoding cation diffusion facilitator family transporter yields MYDYLSHQPILKKHSHHHSCSHGHSHTDARAIDKKILKFSLIMTFSMMLVQFVYSIISNSLALLSDTLHMFSDVFALALSFLAIVAVEKWQDCQKTFGYFRLEILVAFINALTIIFSALFIIYEAIEKLITPSEIDAKTMVIIAFLGLIVNAINGFMMFKGANLDNVNMKSAFLHMMSDLLGSVVVIIGGIIVYFTNVVYIDTILALILSLLLIRWAIILLKQSGNILLETSPVNVEKVRETVMEHKEVLEIIDLHITQITNKMLVASMHIKINVETLEDFDILYKKIAKKLYENFEIGHCTIQPIKRKI; encoded by the coding sequence ATGTATGATTATTTATCTCATCAACCTATATTAAAAAAACATTCTCATCATCATTCTTGTAGTCATGGGCATTCCCATACAGATGCTAGGGCAATAGATAAAAAGATTTTAAAATTTTCTCTTATAATGACTTTCTCTATGATGCTTGTTCAATTTGTGTATTCAATTATTTCTAATTCGCTAGCTCTTTTAAGTGATACCTTACATATGTTTTCGGATGTTTTTGCACTAGCATTGAGTTTTTTAGCTATAGTGGCTGTAGAAAAATGGCAAGATTGTCAAAAAACATTCGGCTATTTTCGCTTAGAAATTCTTGTTGCTTTTATCAATGCTTTAACAATCATTTTTTCAGCTCTTTTTATAATTTATGAAGCAATAGAAAAGCTAATCACTCCTAGTGAAATTGATGCAAAGACAATGGTAATAATTGCATTTTTAGGATTAATAGTAAATGCAATTAATGGTTTTATGATGTTTAAAGGAGCTAATTTAGATAATGTAAATATGAAATCAGCTTTTTTACATATGATGAGTGATTTGTTGGGTTCGGTAGTAGTTATTATTGGTGGAATTATTGTATATTTTACTAATGTAGTATATATTGATACGATATTAGCTTTAATTTTATCTTTATTATTAATTAGATGGGCAATTATTTTATTAAAACAAAGTGGTAACATTTTACTCGAAACCTCTCCTGTTAATGTGGAAAAAGTTCGTGAAACTGTTATGGAACATAAAGAAGTACTTGAGATTATTGATTTGCACATAACTCAAATAACCAATAAAATGCTTGTAGCATCGATGCATATCAAAATTAATGTTGAGACTTTAGAAGATTTTGATATTTTATATAAAAAAATTGCTAAAAAATTATATGAAAATTTTGAAATAGGTCATTGTACCATTCAACCAATAAAAAGGAAAATATGA
- a CDS encoding DMT family transporter → MKLYLLVIIASAVLDIIANLLLKKSEGFKYKFWGLSAIFCAVFAFFLLSFSLEYVPLSIAYSTWGAIGIIGTCLGGWILYKEKLNKIGIFGVFIVIIAVILLNT, encoded by the coding sequence ATGAAATTGTATTTATTAGTCATTATTGCGTCTGCAGTCTTAGATATTATTGCTAATTTGCTTTTAAAAAAATCTGAAGGTTTTAAATATAAATTTTGGGGATTAAGTGCAATTTTTTGTGCAGTATTTGCATTTTTCTTATTATCATTTAGTTTAGAATATGTTCCACTGAGTATTGCATATTCTACTTGGGGTGCTATTGGTATTATTGGAACTTGTCTTGGTGGTTGGATACTTTATAAAGAAAAATTAAACAAAATTGGTATATTTGGAGTTTTTATAGTAATTATTGCGGTAATACTTTTAAATACTTGA
- a CDS encoding DMT family transporter, translated as MKIKKDILIAWFFLIGAIIFEVVGTSFLKMENKAFGYIFMTLFIAFSYFLMGFAVRKIQIGIAYAVWELLGVVLILLVSFLLFRESLTNFQILGIVLSILGIIMINLGEIKEK; from the coding sequence ATGAAAATTAAAAAAGATATTTTGATTGCATGGTTTTTTTTGATAGGCGCTATTATATTTGAAGTAGTGGGAACAAGTTTTTTAAAAATGGAAAATAAAGCTTTTGGATATATTTTTATGACTTTATTTATTGCATTTTCTTATTTTCTTATGGGTTTTGCTGTAAGAAAAATTCAAATAGGTATAGCCTATGCTGTATGGGAGCTCTTAGGAGTGGTATTAATTCTTTTAGTTTCATTTTTATTATTTAGAGAAAGTTTGACAAATTTTCAAATTCTTGGGATTGTTTTATCTATATTAGGAATAATAATGATTAATTTAGGAGAGATAAAAGAAAAATGA
- a CDS encoding YebC/PmpR family DNA-binding transcriptional regulator has protein sequence MGRAFEYRRASKEARWDKMSKLFPKLAKAIQVAAKEGGVDPDMNPKLRSAIATAKANNMPKDNIDAAIKRASGKDSVDIKNIHYEGKAAHGALIIVECMSDNPTRTVANVKAIFSKNGGEILQNGSLTFMFSHKAVFHLEKYNGDLEELELELIDAGLEELEQNEEELLVIGDYTAFGELSNAIEKKGLVLKKAGLEYLANNPVSFSEEQLLDIEKLLDKLEDDDDVQAVYTNIE, from the coding sequence ATGGGAAGAGCGTTTGAATACCGCAGAGCCTCTAAAGAAGCAAGATGGGATAAAATGAGCAAACTTTTTCCAAAACTTGCAAAGGCCATACAAGTAGCAGCAAAAGAAGGTGGAGTTGATCCTGATATGAATCCAAAACTTCGTAGTGCCATAGCTACTGCAAAAGCCAACAATATGCCAAAAGACAATATAGATGCAGCTATTAAAAGAGCAAGTGGAAAAGATAGTGTCGATATTAAAAATATTCACTATGAAGGAAAAGCAGCACATGGTGCATTAATTATAGTTGAGTGTATGAGTGATAATCCTACACGTACAGTAGCTAATGTCAAAGCGATTTTTAGTAAAAATGGTGGGGAAATTTTACAAAATGGTTCTTTAACTTTTATGTTTTCACACAAAGCTGTATTTCATCTTGAAAAATACAATGGAGATTTGGAAGAACTTGAACTAGAACTCATTGATGCAGGACTTGAAGAGCTTGAACAAAATGAAGAAGAGTTACTAGTTATAGGTGATTATACTGCCTTTGGTGAGCTTAGTAATGCTATAGAAAAAAAAGGTTTAGTGCTTAAAAAAGCAGGACTTGAGTATCTTGCAAACAACCCTGTAAGTTTTAGTGAAGAACAACTTCTTGATATTGAAAAATTGCTTGATAAATTAGAAGATGATGATGATGTTCAAGCAGTTTATACTAATATAGAATAG
- a CDS encoding peptidyl-prolyl cis-trans isomerase B, translated as MLKKIDTKDAKKYNFAIISTEKGDIKLELFPNEAPQTVCNFANLANDGFYDDLIFHRVIPDFVIQGGCPYGIGSGGPGYEIECECDGQKHKHLRGSLSMAHAGRDTGGSQFFICHSPQPHLDGVHTIFGQINPEDKESLEVLDSIRAGDKIKTIQILEKL; from the coding sequence ATGCTTAAAAAAATTGATACAAAAGATGCAAAAAAATATAATTTTGCTATTATAAGCACCGAAAAAGGTGATATAAAATTAGAATTATTTCCAAATGAAGCACCACAAACTGTGTGTAATTTTGCAAATTTAGCCAATGATGGTTTTTATGATGATCTTATCTTTCATCGTGTAATACCAGATTTTGTTATACAAGGTGGCTGTCCTTATGGTATAGGATCAGGTGGTCCTGGATATGAGATAGAATGTGAATGTGATGGACAAAAACACAAACATTTAAGAGGAAGTTTATCTATGGCACATGCTGGTAGAGATACTGGTGGTTCACAATTTTTTATTTGCCATAGTCCACAGCCTCATTTAGATGGAGTTCATACTATCTTTGGACAAATCAACCCTGAAGATAAAGAAAGTTTGGAGGTACTAGATAGTATTAGAGCAGGAGATAAAATCAAAACTATTCAAATTTTAGAAAAACTTTAA
- a CDS encoding DedA family protein, which produces MLGEIIDFLLTLAKDWGYLGIIFLMFIESSFFPFPSEVVMIPAGYLAHQNELNFWLCLLCGTFGALLGALLNYYLCYFLGRKVVLKICKYFGVNEKKFTKFEEFFNKHGEISTFSGRLIPGLRQYISLPAGLARMDLKKFIFYTSLGAGIWCLILLILGYVLGKNEDLIKEYLHLVVIVCIVFTGIILAIYIYIQKRKDHASN; this is translated from the coding sequence ATGCTTGGTGAAATTATAGATTTTTTACTTACTCTTGCAAAAGATTGGGGGTATTTAGGAATTATCTTTTTAATGTTTATCGAAAGCTCTTTTTTTCCTTTTCCAAGCGAAGTAGTAATGATACCTGCTGGATATTTAGCCCATCAAAACGAGCTTAACTTTTGGCTATGCTTACTTTGTGGGACATTTGGAGCTCTTTTAGGAGCTTTACTCAATTATTATTTATGTTATTTTTTAGGGCGTAAAGTTGTTTTAAAAATATGCAAATATTTTGGAGTCAACGAAAAAAAATTTACTAAATTTGAAGAATTTTTTAACAAACATGGAGAAATCTCTACTTTTAGCGGGAGATTAATACCAGGATTACGCCAGTATATTTCTTTACCTGCTGGACTTGCAAGAATGGATCTAAAAAAATTTATATTCTATACTAGTTTAGGAGCTGGTATTTGGTGTTTGATTTTACTTATACTAGGCTATGTTTTAGGAAAAAATGAAGATTTAATTAAAGAATATCTACATTTAGTCGTTATTGTTTGTATTGTTTTTACAGGTATTATTCTGGCCATATATATCTATATTCAAAAAAGGAAAGATCATGCTTCGAACTAA
- a CDS encoding DUF2920 family protein, translating into MLRTNFFQIPSFDDIELNIQRQSLLNFRIDYDDEKEVKAIVFLLPGLGSDINDTYQNKLIYRVLENHNVICVSVDYFCIQCRPQNGAKLILDEFDQNVIASICNTCQIDINNKYFNNYKEVLTFLDTEIAKLKIKNILPENKLIDISITCEPPNNEYQNFGIMQALDCLQVLSYIKTNNLFTFKIASWGGAYSTSYHSYWKLAWWICLAFNGKINAMGN; encoded by the coding sequence ATGCTTCGAACTAATTTTTTTCAAATTCCATCTTTTGACGATATAGAACTTAATATCCAAAGACAATCTTTATTAAATTTTAGAATCGATTATGATGATGAAAAAGAAGTTAAGGCTATAGTTTTTCTTTTACCTGGTCTAGGCAGTGATATTAATGATACATATCAAAATAAACTTATTTATAGAGTTTTAGAAAATCATAATGTAATTTGCGTAAGTGTGGATTATTTTTGTATACAATGTAGACCACAAAATGGTGCTAAATTAATACTAGATGAATTTGATCAAAATGTCATTGCATCTATTTGTAATACTTGCCAAATAGATATTAATAATAAATATTTCAATAACTATAAAGAAGTTTTAACTTTCTTAGATACTGAAATAGCAAAATTAAAAATTAAAAATATACTACCAGAAAATAAACTCATAGATATATCTATAACTTGTGAACCACCAAATAATGAGTATCAAAATTTTGGTATTATGCAAGCATTAGATTGTTTACAAGTATTATCTTATATTAAAACAAATAATCTCTTTACTTTTAAAATAGCATCATGGGGGGGGGCTTACTCAACTTCCTATCATTCTTATTGGAAGCTCGCATGGTGGATATGTCTCGCATTTAATGGCAAAATTAATGCCATGGGAAATTGA
- a CDS encoding DUF2920 family protein codes for MGSSHGGYVSHLMAKLMPWEIDGVIDNSSYAKVFLPLVGFAKEINFVKYYEASYIDPKYTNLKLNFFTKTHFTSNPNSPYYFSKAHYRIRNILDEDHLQIQAQFPKTIYRSYHSVQDLRLAPPEDKIQLYNTLQKLGFDACLTMIENENQIDGKFIKNLEHGMGMSLKMLINKELPIMLEKISKQKKKINIKKITYPSENLLYTFFKNENDFPQFLLEYF; via the coding sequence ATTGGAAGCTCGCATGGTGGATATGTCTCGCATTTAATGGCAAAATTAATGCCATGGGAAATTGATGGAGTTATAGACAATTCTTCTTATGCTAAAGTCTTTTTACCTTTAGTTGGCTTTGCAAAGGAAATAAATTTCGTAAAATATTATGAAGCTTCTTATATAGACCCAAAATATACAAATTTAAAACTAAACTTTTTTACTAAAACACATTTTACAAGCAATCCTAATTCACCATATTATTTTTCAAAAGCACATTATAGAATTCGTAATATTTTAGATGAAGACCATTTACAAATACAAGCACAATTTCCAAAAACTATATATAGATCTTACCACAGTGTGCAAGATTTAAGACTTGCTCCACCTGAAGATAAAATACAACTATACAATACCTTACAAAAACTAGGCTTTGATGCGTGTTTAACAATGATAGAAAATGAAAATCAAATCGATGGAAAATTTATTAAAAATCTTGAACATGGTATGGGTATGTCTTTAAAAATGCTAATTAACAAAGAACTGCCAATAATGTTAGAAAAAATTTCAAAACAAAAGAAAAAAATAAATATTAAAAAAATCACTTACCCAAGTGAAAATTTACTCTATACTTTTTTTAAAAACGAAAATGATTTTCCACAATTTTTGTTAGAATATTTTTAG